The genomic DNA TGCCCTCCTCGGGTCCCGGATCTCTGCCGCCCACTTCCCCCACGGCCGCTGCCGCACGCCCCGGtacttgttcttcttctttttcttccgcGGCCTCGCTGGCGGCGTTGCCATCGCGCCACCGTGGATCGCCTTGGTGGAGGATCGCGGTTCTTCTCCGAAGAAGTGGCAACCGAGGCATCCTCCAATGCCGCACGTCGAGCAGGCGCCGGAGGCTTGCGGGAGCTCGGGCGACGGGTAGCCGGAGATGACGTGGATGAGGGCCCTGACAATGACGGAGTGCTCCTGCTGGCGGGAGAATAAGCAGTAGTCTTCATTAGCGGATGAAATGGCGGTTTGGAGGTGGAGGCAGTCGTCTTTGTTTGTTACCATCGAACTGAAGCTTCGGCGAGTGGTCGTGGAGTACTGACGCTGGGGGAGTGGGATGGATTTATATATCTTGGAGTGGGTGAATATTGAGTATAGGACCCACACGGATGACAACAAATTCCCATTTGGTACTGAGCTGACCCCAGACCGG from Zingiber officinale cultivar Zhangliang chromosome 4A, Zo_v1.1, whole genome shotgun sequence includes the following:
- the LOC121969634 gene encoding ethylene-responsive transcription factor ERF109-like, which produces MVTNKDDCLHLQTAISSANEDYCLFSRQQEHSVIVRALIHVISGYPSPELPQASGACSTCGIGGCLGCHFFGEEPRSSTKAIHGGAMATPPARPRKKKKKNKYRGVRQRPWGKWAAEIRDPRRAVRKWLGTFDTAEEAARAYDAAAIEFRGARAKLNFPFPEHRGGREISSCQSSTLTSSSAASHPQIDGEQQQGQGQESVDLWEGLQDLMTLDEHPC